DNA from Lentibacillus amyloliquefaciens:
AACTATAAAGTATATGCCGGATTGAACGAAATGGAATCGGTCTTTGAAGCGGGCGATACACAGCCGGAAGAGACAAGCATTGAGAAAGATGAGGAGAAACTGACGGTAGCTACCTATAATGTGGAAAATTTTTCGGCAAATGAAAGTGAAACATCTCCACAAAAAGCGGAAAATATTGCACGCGCGTTTGTAAGTGACATGGAAAGTCCGGATATTGTGGGGATTGTTGAAGTCATGGATAATAACGGACAGGATGAAGGACCTCAAGATGCAGATGCTTCAGAAAGTTATGAACGGCTTATTGATGAAATCAAAAATCAGGGCGGACCGGAGTACGAATATGCCAATATTGACCCCGAGTACAATCAGGATGGAGGCGCACCGCATGGCAATATCCGTGTCGGCTTCCTTTACAATCCGGAACGTGTGTCGCTGATGAGCGGTGAGGCGGGTACATCTACTGAAGCAACTGATTATGAGGAAGGACAGTTAACACTGAACCCGGGACGCATTGCCCCTGAGGATGAGGCGTTTGCGGAAACAAGGAAGCCATTGGCGGCTCAGTTCAGTTTTAATGGCGAAAGTGTTGTCGTGGCAGCGACTCATTTTAACTCCAAGAGCGGTGACGATGGTGCGTTCGGACAGAATCAGCCGCCGGTAAAAGGAAGTGAGTCCCAGCGTCATGAGCTGGCACGTATCGTCAATGATTTTGTTGCAGATATCAAAGCAGACAATCCGGATGAAAATGTCGTTGTTCTGGGGGATATGAATGATTTTGAATTCACAGAGACACTAGATATTCTTAAAGGTGACGAACTAACAAATCAAATGATGTCCGTGCCTGATGAAGAGCGGTACACCTACCTTTACCAGGGGAATTCACAGGTGCTTGATCACATTCTTGTGTCCGATAACCTGGCTGATGTGACAGAGACTGACGTGCTGCATGTCAATGCCGACTTCACGGATATGCACGGACGCGCTAGTGATCACGATCCGGTGTTGAGCCAGATTGATTTGCAGGCTGATGAAACTGAGGGCGATTTTGACCTGTCTGTCATGCATATGAACGATACACATGCCCGTGTTGAACCACTGCCGAAAATGATGACCGCGGTCAAAGAATTCAGGCAGGAAAACCCTGATTCATTGCTTCTGCATGCCGGGGATGTCTTTTCCGGAACGCTGTATTTCAATGAGTTCAAAGGACAGGCAGACTTGGCTCTCTTGAACATGATGGATGTTGACGCGATGGTTTTCGGCAATCATGAATTTGATCTGGGTGGTGACGAAGGCGGTCATGAATCATTGTCAGCATTCGTTGAAAATGCCGAATTCCCATTCCTGGGCACAAACATCGATTTTTCAGAAGATCCTTATATGCAAGATCTTGAGACCAATCAATCGCTGGTTGACAATCCGGAAGACGGGCAGGTTTATGATAGTATTGTAAAAGAAATTAACGGTGAACAAGTGGGAATTTTCGGCGTAACAACCGAGGACACGGCGAATATTGCAAGCCCTGCCAATGTTACCTTTGCCGACTATAAGGAAACAGCTGAAGAGACAGTAGACGCTTTGGAAGCTGAAGGTATTGATAAAATTGTCGCGCTGAATCACATTGGCTTTGACAGTGCGCCTGAAGTTGGAAATGATTTGCGTCTTGCTGAGGAAGTCGATGGTATCGATGTGATTGTCGGCGGTCATTCGCATTCCGCATTGGAAGAACCGGTAAGTGTAGCGGAGGATTCTGAAGGGGAAGCCAAAGATCCGACAGTCATCGTCCAGGCCGGGCAATATGCTGAAAATCTTGGCACACTTGATGTGACATTTGATGAGGATGGTGTGATTACTGGATACGAAGGCGAATTGCTTGAGGTGGATGGCTTTGCAGAAGATTCTGAGGCCGTAGATGTGCTTGCGCCATATAAAGATGAAGTGGATGAGGTTATGAATGAAGAAATTGGTGCAGAAGCCATGAAAGAACTGCCAAACCCGCGTCAGGATGAACCGGGTGATGACAGTGTCAGGGCCAATGAAACAGCGCTCGGTAATCTGGTGACCGATGCTATGCTTGCCAAGGCTAAGGAAAAGTATCCGGAAACAGTCATTTCCTTTCAAAATGGCGGCGGTATTCGCGCACCGATTGATCAAGGACCGATAACCACCGGAGAAGTCATCAATGTTCTTCCATTCGGCAATGATCCGGTGATTGCCACCTTGACCGGGCAGGAAATCAAGGATATTCTGGAGCACAGTGTTCGTCAGGCGCCCGCTGAGAACGGGGGATTCTTGCACGTATCCGGTATGGAGTTCTATTACGACAGTGAAAAAGAACCAGGCAGCCGTGTCGTCGACATGTATGTTGAGAATGATGGCGAACTGGAAGACATTCAGCTCGATTCGGAATATCAGGTAACGACGAATGGCTTTACCGGTCAGGGCGGTGATGGATTTGAAACATTTGCACAGGCCTATGACGAAGGACGGGTCAAGGATATTGGTGAAATTGACTGGCAGCAGCTGGTCGACTATATGGTTGAAGATTTGGAGGGAGTTGTAGACCCTGAAAAAGAAGACCGTATTGTCGATTTGATGGGTGAGAATCCGGGCGATCCGATAAACGCAGAAGATATACAGGAAGCCGTGACTTCACTTGAGGACAATGGAGAAATTATGGATGAAAGTGCAGCACGCGCTCTTAAAATGCATTTGACAGTGGTCAGTCATTATGAGAAAGAGGATTTACGGGATAAAGTGATTAAGCATATGGAAGGTTTTAAGGCGCTTGTCAATTATCAGCATGAGAACGGGCTTATATCAAAAAGCGCACATGAAGAACTTCAGACAATGGCTGATACACTGATCAATCAGTGGTAGCAGACATTAGAACAGCCCCTTTCTTGACGGAAGAAGGGGGCTGTTTTTTCGTCTTACCTGTGTGTTTCACCAATGATCCTTATCAGACTGATCTGGCTTTTGTTTAAAAACCGTACCGGGAGTCTGGTTGTGCCCAGTCCGCTGTCAATATACAAGTTCTGATCAGGTCCAAGCTGAAAGGTGCCTTTATCATATTTCGGAAAATAGCCCTGGCCGGGTGCAATCAGTGCACCAACTAAAGGGAATCTGATCTGACCGCCGTGGGTGTGACCGCTCAATATTAAATCGGCCGGTAGAGGCACATCCTGTTTTATGATGCCTGGTGCATGTGACAAGAGAACGGTATAGTTTTCACTGTTCATGTTCCTGAAGGCTTCACTGATATTGTCATGTTCTGTCGCAGAATCGTCAACGCCGGCTAGCGTTATAGTTGCGTTCCCGCGAGAGATACAGGCATTTTGGTTATTCAACATGTTCACGCCCCGTTCGCTCAGACCATTCAAGAATTGCGCAGTCAGGCCGTTTTCCCATTCATGATTGCCGCATACAAAATAGAAGTGCTGATTAATGGCCGTTAAGCGCTCAACCAGTGAAAAAATAGCGTCAAATCGCATGGTGGTTTTGTCAATCAGGTCGCCTGTCAGCACAATCACATCAGCATTGGCATGTTGGACAGTACTGATCAGCTGTTCATTGTTGGTGCCAAAAACACAATTATGAACATCACTGATCTGCAAAAGGGAAAACTGTGATCGAGCTGGCAGTTTTGTGCTTTTGAACGTCACTTTTTCCAGTTTGAAGTCGTTTGTATCATCCCGTATTTTCATGAAACAGGCGAATAGAATTGTTATAAATGTTAAAGCAGCAAACAACTTTTTCATGGTACACCATCCCAAAATCAGCATAAGTCATCTAAGTTTAGCACGTTTATTTCGCAGGTGGCAATTGGTTTTGCGGGCAAAGGGTTGTGAGATTCCTGCACAACGCTTTTTCTTAAATTTTTTCACAAAACTGACACAGCCAAGTGTGATTTGCATCACATCCCGGGGACGTTTTCAAGCTTAACATGGTGTATATAGGAAAAATCATTACTTTGCTGGAGGGAACTTCATTGAGCCTGGATAAAGAAAAACTCGAAATTGTTAAAGCAACGGCACCTGTTTTAAAGAAAAACAGTATTGAAATCGGCAAACACTTCTATGAATTGCTGTTCACAAAGGTTCCGGAACTGCGCAACATATTTAATCAGACGAACCAGAAAAGAGGACTGCAGCAGGAAGCGCTCGTCTATTCGGTGTATGCTGCAGGGGAAAATATCGATAGTATGGAAAATATCAATCAGCTTGTCGAACGTATCGCTGAAAAGCATGTGTCACTCGGTGTCAAACCGGAACAATATCCGATTGTCGGCGAGGTCTTGATCGAAGCTGTTCAGGATGTGCTGGGAGATGCTGCAACAGATGATGTGATTGAGGCATGGCGCGCCGCGTATGATTATATCGCCAATCTGTTTATTGAAATCGAAAAGAAAAAATTTGATAAGACAGAA
Protein-coding regions in this window:
- a CDS encoding 5'-nucleotidase C-terminal domain-containing protein; translation: MPKRISEKYVSIMMIFVLVASMLTPAAGPMRASAAEADEPITVEDAIAKNNDGSEQTVKGHIVGYVISQGNVSRTDFPEDYNVALADEAGETNPDNMIYVQLTDAYRAEFGLNSNPDNLDKEIVITGSMEEYHSHNGLKEPSDIRFASENPDDPLELQSIADVREQETGEAKTKGVVTAKLNNTIQIQDETAAIAIRPTSLDAQLGDKITVTGSLQNYRGLLQLNGVTVEEKTGDAGVPDPISITGAELETNQSKLAVLDNVTLTDVENGDDWANYTAEDEAGNTFVVRDETGELTLETGVTYDSLTGIVTQFDSDQQLIPRSQSDIVQDESAVRPVTASPEAGTIPAGSDVTLESATANADIYYTTDGSNPSENGQLYSGPITIEEDTTLKAIAEKEGLESSSLAEFTYSVYNPEDGVMIHDIQGEGHESPMNGSNVQDVEGVVTYEYEIGGSHYFHMQTPDEDADENDKTSEGIVVYTGNADNVETGDLVSVTGEVDEYQIDGYDDRFETDLPVTEISARDDQGGAVEVKENGADLPSPVALSSSDIPEDIIGDEGFGSFEPADYAIDYWESIEGMRVEVAPSRAVAPQQHGDLVVATEEFTPANTTTNGGVRLTEQGPNAQTIQYKLHPNGEARDFAVKTGDKFTEPVDGVVNYGYGNYKVYAGLNEMESVFEAGDTQPEETSIEKDEEKLTVATYNVENFSANESETSPQKAENIARAFVSDMESPDIVGIVEVMDNNGQDEGPQDADASESYERLIDEIKNQGGPEYEYANIDPEYNQDGGAPHGNIRVGFLYNPERVSLMSGEAGTSTEATDYEEGQLTLNPGRIAPEDEAFAETRKPLAAQFSFNGESVVVAATHFNSKSGDDGAFGQNQPPVKGSESQRHELARIVNDFVADIKADNPDENVVVLGDMNDFEFTETLDILKGDELTNQMMSVPDEERYTYLYQGNSQVLDHILVSDNLADVTETDVLHVNADFTDMHGRASDHDPVLSQIDLQADETEGDFDLSVMHMNDTHARVEPLPKMMTAVKEFRQENPDSLLLHAGDVFSGTLYFNEFKGQADLALLNMMDVDAMVFGNHEFDLGGDEGGHESLSAFVENAEFPFLGTNIDFSEDPYMQDLETNQSLVDNPEDGQVYDSIVKEINGEQVGIFGVTTEDTANIASPANVTFADYKETAEETVDALEAEGIDKIVALNHIGFDSAPEVGNDLRLAEEVDGIDVIVGGHSHSALEEPVSVAEDSEGEAKDPTVIVQAGQYAENLGTLDVTFDEDGVITGYEGELLEVDGFAEDSEAVDVLAPYKDEVDEVMNEEIGAEAMKELPNPRQDEPGDDSVRANETALGNLVTDAMLAKAKEKYPETVISFQNGGGIRAPIDQGPITTGEVINVLPFGNDPVIATLTGQEIKDILEHSVRQAPAENGGFLHVSGMEFYYDSEKEPGSRVVDMYVENDGELEDIQLDSEYQVTTNGFTGQGGDGFETFAQAYDEGRVKDIGEIDWQQLVDYMVEDLEGVVDPEKEDRIVDLMGENPGDPINAEDIQEAVTSLEDNGEIMDESAARALKMHLTVVSHYEKEDLRDKVIKHMEGFKALVNYQHENGLISKSAHEELQTMADTLINQW
- a CDS encoding metallophosphoesterase, giving the protein MKKLFAALTFITILFACFMKIRDDTNDFKLEKVTFKSTKLPARSQFSLLQISDVHNCVFGTNNEQLISTVQHANADVIVLTGDLIDKTTMRFDAIFSLVERLTAINQHFYFVCGNHEWENGLTAQFLNGLSERGVNMLNNQNACISRGNATITLAGVDDSATEHDNISEAFRNMNSENYTVLLSHAPGIIKQDVPLPADLILSGHTHGGQIRFPLVGALIAPGQGYFPKYDKGTFQLGPDQNLYIDSGLGTTRLPVRFLNKSQISLIRIIGETHR